The window tgatttctcacaaaatctagataaACTTTGTGTGTAcataaaggttagtgggagtgcgGTCGTATTCCTAgtgttatatgttgatgacatattactcatagGAAATGATATATTTGTTCTGTAGTTAGTTAAATCTTAGTTGTCCAAAATATTTTCCATaaaagatatgggagaagcaaccTTATATCCTTgggattaagatctatagagatagatcgataaagttgcactacaagaaaaaccctcatagacatcggtggaacaacaacaattttaagtaaaaaccgatgtctttgagtattttacaccggtttttctaaaatccggtgtctatgagcgtagattttcactcatagacatcggttttttagccgatgtctatgagcgctttttttttgttaatagacaccggttttaacagcggtttttaaaacccggtgttaatgaaccaaaaaaaataatttaatttttccaccagccaaaatttacaatacttcacaaagttccctctaaacctaaaccaatatcgcaccccttctctcagcctaaacctaaacctaaacctccaagCCTCATCTACCTCTTCCCCTttgatcgacgccccttccttcttccccttcgatcgacgccccttcctggaTCGACGTTCCGTTCTGCCTCCTCgtccgatcctctcttcctcctcctccttcctctcttcgctcttcccggctAAGGTAGGGGCCGACGAGATCCGAACAACGAGAGGATGCCCACGACCACCATGGCACAGTTGGTCGGCAACGTGAGGgaatccgaaggaagagagaacaGCACCGAGATCCAGGAGCTCGTACACAGAAGGGGCATCGACTTACTTCCTCCTATCCCTCCCCTCCCGCTATCTCCCCTTCTGCGCCAGATCTACCTCTCCGGCAATCACGACCTCACCTTCGTCGGCGCCCTTCCGACGGCTCCCCCTTTGCTGCCACCTGGAGCGGGAGCGGTGGTTCGAGGGCGAGGGGTACGAGGCGATGCACGTTCAAGGCAGGCGGTGGAGCGGCGACATGGGCGGCCGATCTGATTGTCGACATGTACATCTGGTCGCATTTCCTATTTCCTCTAGTTTGTGGAAAATCAAATGTGAACCCACAGCCTAGGGACTTGGTGCTGCAATTGGTCGAAAGGTTTGTCATGAGGCAATGCTGATACTCTTATCCTTttgtttctatttattgctttagtCAAAAGCTACTTTCTGGCTTTATTTCAGGATTCTCTCTGGACCAAAAGCTCGAACTATTCTGTTAAATGGCGCTGTTCGGAAGGGGGAACGCATAGTACCACCTGCTGTACTTGATCTACTCATGCGGGCGACTTTTCCTGCTTCTACAGCTCGAGTCAAGGTTTGCCTATTTCCATGGAAGATCTCCATATTGCATAAAATTTTACGATGAGTTCCTAATATATCTTTCTGCAGGCAACTGAAAGATTTGAGACGTTTTATCCTACTCTAAAAGAGTTGGCTCTTACTGGTTCTGGTACCAAAACCACAAAGCAAGCATCACAACAGCTTTTGCCTTTTGCCATCCAAGCGATTCAAGAAAGTATAATTGAGATGTTGCATTATTATGTGTCCTAGGCTGATGTTTTCATAGTATGACTGTACTTAACATGGAACTTATATACAGATAATTCCGAGCTAACAAAGGAAGCGACGGATTTGTTCATCTGGTGTTTGACTCAGAATGCTGAGTGCTATAAACAGTGGGTGAGTTGTTCTTCAAACGTGCTATTTATAGCTTTTATTATTTTGTAAACCTTTCTAACTGCTTTAACTGTTGTATCATAAAGGAAAAACTCTATGTAGAGAATGTTGGTGCGACAATTATTGTTCTTCGAAAACTCTCCACTGAGTGGCGAAATTACTCAGCCAAAATTTCCCCCGACACTCTCAAAGTAACACTTAAGCATTTGAGGGCTAAAGTAAGTATAGCTACTATcaaatatttctaattttcttgtCCAAGTTCAGTCATTCGAAGCTCACGGTTTTTGGATTTCCATCCTTGGCATCTATCGTGTGCATGATATGATAAATTTACTTATTTGCTGCACTTGTATCTAGATGTGGTCAGGTTTAGTTGCAcagtgtttttcaaaatttagttgcTGATCAgaatctttttcttcttattttctctaTCAAAGAATGAAGATGCCCTGTCAAGAAACACAGACCCCAGCCAAGTAGCATCCATCAAAGAAGCTGACAAGTACTGCAAGACAATTTTGATGAAGTTAACACGTAATTTTGGCTGCATGAAGGGTAGTGTTTTGGTGCTTGTGCTAGGAATTGGTCTCTTTTTCACTCTTTCACCGAATGCCAAGTTAATTAACTGGGAGAACATCAATTGGGAGAAATTTCAGGTGTTGTTCAGTTCTCTCCAATCCTCTTAGAACAACTTGGAGTTTAACCAAATTTTACCAACAAAGGAGATAGGTCAAGAAAGGATATGATGGCGCTAAATTCAAAGATAATAATAAGTTTGGTTTTTCACCTCGGCTAGATAACTATCTGAAATTGCTCTGGTGTTCGTCGTTGCAGCAAGCTGCTCCTACTGCTATTTGCTTTCCATCCCACCAATGTTATGCAAGTATGGTTTTCATCTTGTTTTGTCTGGAAACCGTTACTACATTTCTGATCAGGTACTCGATTGCATGTCAAATTCATCTTCATATTGAAACTTGTGTCTCAGatatttaaagcatgttcaaagtTTTATGTGCTAATTAAGGAATATATATTCAATGTTAGCATTTTGTT is drawn from Zingiber officinale cultivar Zhangliang chromosome 1B, Zo_v1.1, whole genome shotgun sequence and contains these coding sequences:
- the LOC122039688 gene encoding uncharacterized protein LOC122039688 produces the protein MYIWSHFLFPLVCGKSNVNPQPRDLVLQLVERILSGPKARTILLNGAVRKGERIVPPAVLDLLMRATFPASTARVKATERFETFYPTLKELALTGSGTKTTKQASQQLLPFAIQAIQENNSELTKEATDLFIWCLTQNAECYKQWEKLYVENVGATIIVLRKLSTEWRNYSAKISPDTLKVTLKHLRAKNEDALSRNTDPSQVASIKEADKYCKTILMKLTRNFGCMKGSVLVLVLGIGLFFTLSPNAKLINWENINWEKFQVLFSSLQSS